A section of the Methanofollis sp. genome encodes:
- a CDS encoding HEAT repeat domain-containing protein yields the protein MADEMTDLILAISSQDLDERHEAEERLVAIGEDAVLPLIEVLIDGDAGARWYAGRVLARIGAPAIRPLILTMIVEQDTQFRRYAAAALGSMGETAVEPLIEAFSSEDRELRGFIALALCRIGEPARGPLKRLAGEGDEVQRSCARLTLWKMGEEGINDLVSSLDAGKAT from the coding sequence ATGGCAGACGAGATGACAGATCTGATCCTGGCGATTTCTTCGCAGGATCTCGATGAAAGGCACGAAGCAGAGGAACGCCTTGTGGCGATCGGGGAGGATGCGGTTCTCCCTCTGATCGAGGTGCTGATCGACGGGGACGCCGGCGCCCGCTGGTACGCCGGCCGGGTTCTCGCCAGGATCGGCGCACCCGCGATCAGGCCCCTGATCCTCACGATGATCGTGGAGCAGGACACTCAGTTCAGGCGCTACGCGGCCGCGGCCCTCGGTTCGATGGGTGAGACTGCGGTCGAACCCCTCATCGAGGCATTTTCAAGCGAAGACCGCGAACTCCGCGGCTTTATCGCCCTCGCCCTCTGCCGGATCGGCGAACCGGCGCGGGGGCCGCTGAAGCGGCTTGCCGGCGAGGGTGACGAGGTGCAGCGGTCCTGCGCCCGCCTCACCCTCTGGAAAATGGGGGAGGAGGGGATCAACGACCTGGTCAGTTCCCTCGATGCCGGGAAGGCCACATAA
- a CDS encoding mechanosensitive ion channel family protein, producing the protein MFDFVLDDPIFFYPSLTWGHLVYIVLVILVAATLAKAVTLYLRKTLTDKIKLSQLDLLLKAVNYSVLIITVLIISPLFNITLGGLLVAGGFASIVIGIASQSVLGNLISGLFLIIERPITIGDNINIGSVSGNITDINIFSTIVKTYDGVYVRIPNEKVFTSEITNYVANEVRRFEYVIGIPYDDDANEAIRIIREVVWSHPFALKDPSPSIYVDELADSSVNIKVRIWAPTAEWWDVRTDLLWKIKEELSKNGIEMPFPQQVIWFQNELQGRVALSSGEGRSRAGPDEDT; encoded by the coding sequence GTGTTCGACTTCGTCCTCGACGACCCCATCTTCTTCTACCCCTCCCTCACCTGGGGACACCTTGTCTACATCGTCCTCGTCATCCTTGTTGCGGCGACGCTGGCAAAGGCGGTGACCCTCTACCTCAGGAAGACCCTCACCGACAAGATCAAGCTGAGCCAGCTCGACCTCCTTCTCAAGGCCGTCAACTACTCGGTGCTCATTATCACCGTCCTGATCATCAGCCCCCTCTTCAATATCACCCTCGGCGGCCTCCTCGTGGCCGGCGGGTTCGCCTCGATCGTCATCGGTATCGCCAGCCAGAGCGTGCTCGGGAACCTCATATCCGGCCTTTTCCTCATCATCGAGCGGCCGATCACCATCGGGGACAACATCAATATCGGGAGCGTGAGCGGGAACATCACCGACATCAACATCTTCTCGACGATCGTGAAGACCTATGACGGCGTCTATGTCAGGATCCCGAATGAAAAGGTCTTCACCTCCGAGATCACAAATTATGTGGCCAACGAGGTGCGGCGGTTCGAGTACGTCATCGGGATCCCGTACGACGACGACGCAAACGAGGCGATCCGGATCATCAGGGAGGTCGTCTGGAGCCATCCCTTCGCCCTGAAAGACCCGTCGCCCTCGATCTATGTCGACGAACTCGCCGACAGTTCGGTGAATATCAAGGTGCGGATCTGGGCGCCGACCGCCGAGTGGTGGGACGTCCGGACCGATCTCCTCTGGAAGATCAAGGAGGAACTCTCGAAGAACGGCATCGAGATGCCCTTCCCGCAGCAGGTGATCTGGTTCCAGAACGAGCTGCAGGGGCGGGTCGCGCTGAGTTCGGGCGAAGGTCGGTCGCGGGCCGGCCCTGACGAGGATACCTGA